A window from Citrus sinensis cultivar Valencia sweet orange chromosome 3, DVS_A1.0, whole genome shotgun sequence encodes these proteins:
- the LOC102614045 gene encoding protein NUCLEAR FUSION DEFECTIVE 4-like: MRMEERLSTNSKWIATVASIWIQCSVGTTYTFSIYSSTLKSTQNYDQSTLERVAVFKDMGGSAGILSGLLFSYVTLNHHHHQTRTRFLRGPWVVHFTGAILCFTGYFLVWASVVGLLPRPVPVPLMCLFIFTAAHAQNFFNTGNIVTGVMNFGHYSGTIVGILKGFVGLSGAVLTQVYKTVCNGNPSTFILVLALLPTLVSLLFMSHVRIYGTNSVDDKKHLNAFSAVAMTLAAYFMVITVMENLLTFPLWARIITFIILLLLLASPLRVAITADREDAMTSPKLSTPQQDPLAYHELADDESKVTAAFDDKILKDEEDMNLLQAMCTGNFWFLCIATLCGMGSGIATMNNIAQVGESLHYSTTEINSLISLWSIWNFFGRFGAGYGSDVFLHKLGWARPIFMVITLVAMSIGHIAIASGFPGNLFVGTMIVGVCYGSQWSLMPTITSEIFGVRHMGTIFNTISIACPVGSYICSVRIIGRIYDRVASGEDHTCYGTHCFMLSFMIMAFVAFFGSLVAFLLFLRTRRFYNQVVIRRLQHSSTT; encoded by the exons ATGCGGATGGAGGAGAGGTTAAGCACAAACTCAAAATGGATTGCTACTGTGGCGAGCATATGGATTCAGTGCAGCGTCGGCACAACGTACACCTTCAGCATCTATTCATCCACCCTCAAGTCAACTCAAAACTACGACCAATCAACGCTTGAGAGAGTGGCTGTCTTCAAAGACATGGGCGGCAGCGCCGGTATTTTATCGGGCCTCCTCTTCTCCTACGTCACGcttaatcatcatcatcatcagacCCGTACCCGGTTTCTTCGCGGGCCATGGGTGGTCCACTTCACGGGTGCTATCCTCTGCTTTACTGGGTACTTCTTAGTATGGGCCTCTGTTGTGGGGCTGCTTCCGAGGCCAGTACCGGTGCCTTTGATGTGTTTGTTCATTTTCACGGCGGCTCATGCACAGAATTTCTTTAACACGGGTAATATTGTCACTGGCGTCATGAACTTTGGTCATTATAGCGGGACCATTGTGGGTATCTTGAAG GGCTTTGTTGGTTTAAGCGGAGCAGTGCTAACCCAAGTGTACAAAACTGTGTGCAACGGCAATCCGAGCACTTTCATTCTGGTTCTTGCATTGCTTCCAACTCTTGTGTCTCTTTTGTTCATGAGTCATGTAAGAATCTACGGAACAAACTCAGTTGATGACAAGAAGCACCTGAATGCTTTCTCTGCAGTTGCTATGACACTGGCTGCCTATTTCATGGTCATTACCGTTATGGAAAATTTGTTAACATTTCCATTATGGGCACGCAtcattacatttataattCTGCTGCTTCTACTTGCATCACCTCTTAGAGTTGCAATCACAGCCGATCGGGAGGATGCAATGACATCACCTAAACTCTCTACACCACAACAAGATCCCTTGGCATATCATGAGCTGGCTGATGATGAAAGTAAAGTAACGGCTGCTTTTGATGACAAAATATTGAAGGATGAAGAGGATATGAATCTTTTGCAAGCAATGTGCACTGGAAACTTCTGGTTCTTGTGCATTGCTACGTTATGCGGAATGGGCTCAGGGATTGCCACAATGAACAATATCGCTCAAGTAGGAGAATCTCTCCACTACAGTACCACTGAAATAAATTCTCTGATCTCCCTGTGGAGTATATGGAATTTTTTTGGTCGTTTTGGAGCAGGGTATGGGTCAGATGTGTTCTTGCACAAACTTGGCTGGGCAAGGCCTATATTCATGGTGATTACTCTAGTAGCAATGTCAATTGGTCATATAGCTATTGCTTCTGGCTTTCCAGGAAACTTGTTTGTGGGTACAATGATAGTTGGTGTTTGTTATGGTTCCCAGTGGTCACTGATGCCGACAATCACTTCTGAAATCTTTGGTGTGAGACATATGGGAACTATTTTCAACACCATTAGTATAGCATGTCCTGTTGGATCTTACATATGCTCTGTGAGAATCATTGGGCGTATTTACGACAGGGTAGCTAGCGGTGAAGATCACACTTGCTATGGCACTCATTGCTTCATGTTGTCTTTTATGATCATGGCATTTGTTGCTTTCTTCGGAAGTCTTGTTGCCTTTCTGTTGTTCCTTCGGACAAGGAGGTTCTATAACCAGGTTGTTATTAGAAGATTGCAGCATTCTTCAACAACCTGA